In one window of Miscanthus floridulus cultivar M001 chromosome 12, ASM1932011v1, whole genome shotgun sequence DNA:
- the LOC136498545 gene encoding uncharacterized protein encodes MAFRPLDVWNRWAIQILLLLSLGMHVLLLPLAGIRRRRAPMLLRVPLWLAYHLADTIGIYAIGILSLSSAPREHRLMPFWAPFLLLHRGGPDSIGAYAFHDNQLWLRHLQLFVVKVLAVTYVLYILLPRGDTFLALAALLMWAVGVAKYGEKVAAIRGGNKSSIRSSLTKKPPAARHHHVHHWDHGVPNKAAAVDEEEAHLRHAHHMFHYCKRATVDSSWLEKDPEHSTLEMLRALKKQDARGMWAFAELQLSLLYDVLYTKSAVVHTWPGYLLRLASSPAIAAAFLLFHFSGRDDDDVFDVVVTYVLLAGALVMEMASVLNALGSSWTYAFLCTTRWSWLRYATLCTGRWDRLRQLVKTIQGRSVSVRRWSGEMGQYNMLHFCSRHRRAHRPVAGRMAMALGFEYWWNRKHYSATADISDELRQGLFRYVQRLTETGLNSQGVIRKSWGQEALEREDKGLYERIKRDRNLGVEFQEGVIIWHIGTDIFLARSRSGDEDAAADLLLVVKSIRTLSNYMMFLLVNHPNMLPGLAQGMVYRRTCENLSDRCKNQQGRHLINRDIGAKLREMFCLQDGPASVPEQQLSHVHELANKVYEEMPKYSQNVPRLCYANGVAVELLGRVKEKGVEAVLRLLLDVWMDFVVYAANRCSRESHAKKLSSGGELTSVVWMMINFLNQEAYARQKD; translated from the coding sequence ATGGCTTTCAGGCCACTGGATGTGTGGAACCGTTGGGCCATCCAGATCCTGCTGCTGTTGAGCCTCGGCATGCACGTCCTCCTCCTACCCCTCGCCGGAATCCGGCGGCGTCGAGCCCCAATGCTGCTGCGGGTCCCTCTGTGGCTGGCGTACCACCTGGCCGACACCATCGGGATCTATGCGATCGGGATCCTCTCCCTGAGCAGCGCGCCGCGCGAGCACCGGCTGATGCCGTTCTGGGCGCCCTTCctcctgctgcaccgcggcggcCCCGACAGCATCGGCGCCTACGCGTTCCACGACAACCAGCTCTGGCTGCGCCACCTGCAGCTCTTCGTCGTCAAGGTCCTGGCAGTCACCTACGTCCTCTACATACTTCTCCCTAGAGGCGACACCTTCCTTGCGCTGGCCGCTCTGCTGATGTGGGCCGTCGGCGTCGCCAAGTACGGGGAGAAGGTGGCGGCGATCAGGGGCGGAAACAAGAGCAGCATCCGGAGCTCGCTCACGAAGAAGCCTCCCGCCGCCAGGCACCACCACGTCCACCACTGGGACCACGGCGTGCCGAACAAGGCCGCCGCCGTCgacgaggaagaagcccacctgCGGCACGCGCACCACATGTTCCACTACTGCAAGCGCGCCACCGTGGACTCCTCCTGGCTGGAGAAAGACCCCGAGCACAGCACCCTGGAGATGCTCAGGGCGCTCAAGAAGCAGGACGCCAGGGGCATGTGGGCGTTCGCGGAGCTGCAGCTCTCCCTGCTGTACGACGTCCTCTACACCAAGTCCGCCGTGGTCCACACCTGGCCGGGATAcctcctccgcctcgcctcgtctcccgccatcgccgccgcgttcctgctgttccatttcagcggcagagacgacgacgacgtgTTCGACGTGGTCGTCACCTACGTCTTGCTGGCAGGGGCCTTGGTCATGGAGATGGCGTCGGTGCTGAACGCGCTGGGCTCCTCGTGGACCTACGCCTTCCTGTGCACCACGCGGTGGAGCTGGCTCCGGTACGCGACACTGTGCACCGGAAGATGGGATCGGCTTCGTCAGCTTGTCAAGACAATACAGGGAAGATCTGTCAGTGTTAGGAGGTGGTCTGGCGAGATGGGGCAGTATAACATGCTGCACTTCTGCAGCCGTCACAGAAGGGCTCACAGGCCTGTTGCAGGAAGAATGGCCATGGCGCTGGGATTCGAGTACTGGTGGAACCGGAAGCATTACTCGGCCACAGCTGACATCTCCGACGAGCTGAGGCAGGGGCTGTTCCGGTACGTGCAGAGGCTGACCGAGACGGGGCTGAACTCGCAGGGCGTGATCAGGAAGAGCTGGGGTCAGGAGGCGCTTGAGAGAGAGGACAAGGGTTTGTATGAACGCATCAAACGAGACAGGAACCTCGGCGTGGAGTTCCAAGAGGGCGTCATCATCTGGCACATCGGCACCGACATCTTCCTCGCCAGATCAAGAAGCGGTGACGAAGATGCAGCAGCAGACCTCCTGCTGGTGGTGAAGTCGATCAGGACACTGTCCAACTACATGATGTTCCTCCTCGTGAACCACCCAAACATGCTGCCTGGCCTTGCCCAGGGCATGGTGTACCGGCGAACCTGCGAGAACCTATCCGACAGGTGCAAGAATCAACAAGGTCGTCATCTTATTAACAGAGATATCGGTGCAAAGCTCAGAGAGATGTTCTGCCTGCAGGATGGCCCTGCTAGTGTCCCTGAACAACAACTGAGCCATGTACATGAGCTTGCCAACAAGGTGTATGAGGAGATGCCAAAATACAGCCAGAATGTCCCTCGCCTCTGCTACGCCAATGGAGTCGCGGTAGAGCTGCTTGGCAGAGTCAAGGAGAAAGGCGTCGAGGCCGTCTTGAGATTGCTCCTTGACGTGTGGATGGATTTCGTGGTGTACGCGGCCAATCGGTGCAGCAGGGAGTCCCACGCCAAGAAGCTCAGCAGTGGCGGCGAGTTGACGAGCGTTGTCTGGATGATGATAAACTTCCTTAACCAAGAAGCTTATGCACGGCAGAAAGATTGA